A part of Salmo trutta chromosome 15, fSalTru1.1, whole genome shotgun sequence genomic DNA contains:
- the LOC115149568 gene encoding uncharacterized protein K02A2.6-like, with amino-acid sequence MQGWPPVIEDDGLRPYAKRKTELSVQDGCILWGSRVVVPPPGRAQVMDEVHEAHPGASRMKSLARSYIWWSNMDQEVEDKVKSCSECQINQKMAPPAPLHLWEWPDHPWSRLHIDFAGPFMGHMFLVMVDAHSKWLEAHIMSNITATTTIEKLWQVFSTHGLLDSLVSDNATTFTCDLFQEFMRRNGIRHVRSAPFHPASNGLAEWAVQTLKEGLKRMTGGTITTKLSRFLFQYRITPQSTTGQAPAVMLMGRRPKAHLDLLRPNIRARVERKQEKQKERHDHHARERQLKPKPSSTVTRLTCVS; translated from the exons ATGCAGGGTTGGCCTcctgtcatagaggatgatggactAAGACCTTATGCAAAGCGCAAAACTGAGCTGAGTGTGCAGGATGGCTGCATACTCTGGGGGTCCAGAGTGGTTGTTCCACCCCCTGGCCGTGCACAAGTCATGGATGAGGTCCATGAGGCTCACCCGGGTGCCTCCCGGATGAAAAGTTTAGCCAGATCTTACATCTGGTGGTCTAACATGGATCAGGAGGTAGAAGACAAAGTTAAATCATGTTCTGAGTGCCAGATCAACCAGAAGATGGCGCCGCCCGCGCCACTACATCTGTGGGAGTGGCCTGACCACCCATGGTCCAGGCTGCATATAGATTTTGCAGGCCCTTTCATGGGTCACATGTTCCTTGTCATGGTGGACGCACACTCCAAGTGGCTGGAGGCGCACATCATGAGCAACATCACAGCGACCACAACCATCGAAAAGCTTTGGCAGGTGTTTTCAACCCATGGTCTGCTGGACTCTCTGGTGTCCGACAACGCAACAACGTTTACCTGTGATTTGTTCCAAGAATTCATGCGGAGAAACGGGATCCGCCATGTCCGCAGCGCCCCGTTTCACCCGGCCTCAAACGGCTTAGCGGAGTGGGCTGTGCAGACACTGAAAGAGGGGCTCAAAAGGATGACTGGGGGAACCATCACTACTAAGCTCTCTCGGTTCTTGTTCCAGTACCGCATCACGCCACAATCAACAACAGGACAGGCTCCAGCGGTGATGTTAATGGGCAGAAGGCCAAAAGCTCACCTGGATCTACTGCGTCCGAACATCAGAGCACGAGTGGAACGgaagcaggagaaacaaaaagagagacatgaccaccacgcaagggagagacagttaaaacccaa acccagctccactgTGACACGCCTTACCTGTGTCTCGTAG